Proteins encoded in a region of the Tachyglossus aculeatus isolate mTacAcu1 chromosome 11, mTacAcu1.pri, whole genome shotgun sequence genome:
- the MED24 gene encoding mediator of RNA polymerase II transcription subunit 24 isoform X1, whose translation MKVVNLKQAILQAWKERWSDYQWAINMKKFFPKGATWDILNLAEALLEQAMIGPSPNPLILSYLKYAISSQMVSYSTVLTAISKFDDFSRDLCVLSLLDVMGMFCDRLSCHGKAEECMGLCRALLGALHWLLCCTAASAQRVREGSEPGAATAAAGEKQLAVCLQQLEKLLSSTKNRALLHVAKLEEADSWTAIEQALHKVGESLSGLSNAQLRAQAEDCATLIRSIPAMLSMHSEQLHRTGFPTVHAVVLLEGTMNLTGEMQPLVEQLMMVKRMQRVPSPLFVLEIWKACFVGLIESPEGTEELKWTAFTFLKIPQVLVKLKKYSQGEKDFTEDVNCAFEFLLKLTPLLDKADQRCNCDCTNLLLQECSKQGLLSEAHMTNLVAKRTADRELAPRLKSAESANIQPNPGLILRAEPTVTNILKTMDADHSKSPEGLLGVLGHMLSGKSLDLLLAAAAATGKLRSFARKFIKLNEFTKHISGEGSKAASVRALLFDISFLMLCHVAQTYGSEVILSESSAAGEVPFFEMWMQTCMPEEGKSLNPDHPCFRPDSTKVESLVALLNHSSEMKLGQMKWHEACLNISAAILEILNAWENGVLAFESIQKITDNIKGKVCSMAVCAVAWLVAHVRMLGLDEREKSLQMIRQLVGPLNGDNTLQFYNERVVIMSSILEHMCADVLQQTATQIKFPATGMDPLPYWSLLPPKQPIRAVLAATFARVLDKGWADSRSLHVFDTLLHMGGAYWFCNNLVKELLKETRKEYTLRAVELLYSIFCLDMQQLTLTLLGHILPGLLTNPASWHSLMDPPGTALAKLAVWCALSAYSSHKGQASSRQKKRHREDIEDYISLFPLDDTQPSKLMRLLSSNEDDASILPSPTDRSMSSSLSASQLHTVNMRDPLNRVLANLFLLISSTLGAKTAGPHTQFVQWFMEECVDCLEQSSRASILQFMPFTMVSELVKVSTMSSPKLVLAITDLSLPLGRRVAAKAVASL comes from the exons aTGAAGGTGGTGAACTTGAAGCAAGCCATCCTACAGGCCTGGAAAGAGCGGTGGAGTGACTACCAATGGGCCATAAACATGAAGAAATTCTTCCCAAAGGGGGCCACTTGGGACATCCTCAACCTGGCAG AGGCGCTACTGGAGCAGGCGATGATCGGACCATCCCCGAACCCTCTCATCTTGTCCTATCTGAAATACGCCATCAGCTCCCAG ATGGTGTCGTACTCCACCGTCCTCACTGCCATCAGCAAG tttgACGACTTCTCCCGGGATCTGTGTGTGCTCTCCTTGCTGGACGTCATGGGCATGTTCTGTGACCGGCTCAG cTGCCACGGCAAGGCGGAGGAGTGCATGGGGCTGTGCCGGGCCCTGCTCGGCGCCCTGCACTGGCTGCTGTGCTGCACGGCTGCTTCGGCGCAGCGGGTTCGCGAGGGCTCGGAGCCCGgggcggcgacggcggcggccGGCGAGAAGCAGCTCGCCGTGTGCCTGCAGCAGCTGGAGAAGCTCCTGAGCAGCACCAAGAACCGCGCCCTGCTCCACGTCGCCAAGCTGGAGGAGGCCG ATTCCTGGACGGCCATCGAGCAGGCCCTGCACAAGGTCGGAGAGAGCCTCAGCGGCCTCAGCAACGCCCAGCTGCGCGCCCAGGCCGAGGACTGCGCCACCCTCATCCGCAG CATCCCGGCCATGCTGTCCATGCACTCGGAGCAGCTGCACAGGACGGGGTTTCCCACAGTGCACGCCGTGGTGCTGCTGGAGGGGACCATGAACTTGACGGGCGAGATGCAGCCCTTGGTGGAGCAGCTGATGATGGTCAAGCGCATGCAG cgcgTCCCCTCCCCGCTGTTCGTCCTGGAGATCTGGAAGGCCTGCTTTGTGGGGCTCATCGAGTCCCCCGAGGGGACCGAAGAGCTCAAGTGGACGGCCTTCACCTTCCTCAAG ATTCCTCAGGTGCTGGTGAAGCTGAAGAAGTACTCACAGGGCGAGAAG GACTTCACCGAGGATGTCAACTGTGCCTTTGAGTTCCTGTTGAAGCTCACACCTCTGTTGGACAAGGCTGACCAGCGCTGCAA CTGTGACTGCAccaacctcctcctccaagagtgCAGCAAACAGGGACTCCTGTCAGAAGCCCACATGACCAACCTCGTAGCCAAACG CACGGCGGACCGGGAGCTGGCCCCCCGGCTCAAGTCGGCCGAGAGCGCCAACATCCAGCCCAACCCGGGGTTGATCCTGCGGGCCGAGCCCACCGTCACCAACATCCTCAAG ACGATGGACGCTGACCACTCCAAGTCCCCGGAGGGTCTGCTGGGCGTGCTGGGACACATGCTGTCCGGGAAGAGCCTGGATTTACTGCTGGCCGCGGCAGCAGCCACAGGAAAACTCCGCTCCTTCGCCCGGAAATTCATCAA ACTGAATGAGTTCACAAAGCACATCAGCGGGGAGGGCT CCAAAGCAGCCTCAGTGCGGGCTCTGCTCTTCGACATCTCCTTCCTCATGCTCTGCCACGTGGCCCAGACCTACGGCTCAGAg GTGATCTTGTCGGAGTCGAGCGCAGCGGGCGAGGTGCCCTTCTTTGAGATGTGGATGCAGACGTGTATGCCCGAGGAGGGCAAGAGCCTCAACCCGGACCACCCCTGTTTCCGGCCCGACTCCACCAAGGTGGAATCCCTGGTGGCTCTGCTCAACCACTCGTCTGAGATGAAGCTGGG ACAGATGAAGTGGCACGAGGCCTGTCTGAACATCTCAGCGGCCATCCTGGAGATCCTCAACGCCTGGGAGAATGGCGTCTTGGCCTTCGAGTCCATCCAG AAGATCACAGACAACATCAAAGGCAAGGTTTGCAGCATGGCGGTGTGCGCCGTGGCTTGGCTCGTGGCCCACGTGCGCATGCTGGGCCTGGACGAGAGGGAGAAGTCCCTGCAGATGATCCGCCAGCTGGTGGGACCGCTGAACGGAGATAACACCCTGCAGTTCTACAACGAGAG GGTGGTCATCATGAGCTCAATCCTGGAGCACATGTGCGCGGACGTGCTGCAGCAGACGGCCACGCAGATCAAGTTCCCGGCCACGGGCATGGACCCCCTCCCCTACTGGAGCCTGCTGCCGCCCAAGCAGCCCATCCGCGCCGTGCTGGCCGCCACCTTCGCCCGCGTGCTGGACAAGGGCTGGGCCGACAGCCGCTCGCTCCACGTCTTCGACACGCTGCTGCACATGGGCGGCGCGTACTGGTTCTGCAACAACCTGGTCAAG GAGCTGCTGAAGGAGACGCGGAAGGAGTACACGCTGCGGGCCGTGGAGCTGCTCTACTCCATCTTCTGCCTGGACATGCAGCAGCTGACCTTGACCCTGCTTGGCCACATCCTGCCCGGCCTGCTCACCAACCCTGCCTCCTGGCACAGCCTCATGGACCCGCCGGGCACCGCCCTCGCCAA GCTGGCAGTGTGGTGTGCCCTCAGCGCCTACTCCTCCCACAAGGGCCAGGCCTCCTCGCGCCAGAAGAAGAGGCATCGCGAGGACATCGAG gACTACATCAGCCTGTTCCCCCTTGATGACACGCAGCCCTCCAAGCTGATGCGGCTCCTGAGCTCCAACGAAGACGATGCCAGCATTCTTCCCAGCCCCA CAGACCGTTCCATGAGCAGCTCCCTGTCcgcctcccagctccacaccgTCAACATGCGGGACCCTCTGAACCGCGTCCTGG ccaACCTGTTCCTGCTCATCTCCTCCACGCTGGGGGCCAAGACAGCCGGGCCGCACACGCAGTTCGTGCAGTGGTTCATGGAGGAGTGTGTGGACTGCCTGGAGCAGAGCAGCCGTGCCAGCATCCTGCAGTTCATGCCCTTTACCATG GTGTCAGAGCTGGTCAAGGTTTCCACCATGTCCAGCCCCAAGCTGGTCCTGGCCATCACCGACCTGAGCCTGCCCCTGGGCCGCCGGGTGGCTGCCAAGGCCGTGGCCTCCCTCTGA
- the MED24 gene encoding mediator of RNA polymerase II transcription subunit 24 isoform X2 produces MKVVNLKQAILQAWKERWSDYQWAINMKKFFPKGATWDILNLAEALLEQAMIGPSPNPLILSYLKYAISSQMVSYSTVLTAISKFDDFSRDLCVLSLLDVMGMFCDRLSCHGKAEECMGLCRALLGALHWLLCCTAASAQRVREGSEPGAATAAAGEKQLAVCLQQLEKLLSSTKNRALLHVAKLEEADSWTAIEQALHKVGESLSGLSNAQLRAQAEDCATLIRSIPAMLSMHSEQLHRTGFPTVHAVVLLEGTMNLTGEMQPLVEQLMMVKRMQRVPSPLFVLEIWKACFVGLIESPEGTEELKWTAFTFLKIPQVLVKLKKYSQGEKDFTEDVNCAFEFLLKLTPLLDKADQRCNCDCTNLLLQECSKQGLLSEAHMTNLVAKRTADRELAPRLKSAESANIQPNPGLILRAEPTVTNILKTMDADHSKSPEGLLGVLGHMLSGKSLDLLLAAAAATGKLRSFARKFIKLNEFTKHISGEGSKAASVRALLFDISFLMLCHVAQTYGSEVILSESSAAGEVPFFEMWMQTCMPEEGKSLNPDHPCFRPDSTKVESLVALLNHSSEMKLGQMKWHEACLNISAAILEILNAWENGVLAFESIQKITDNIKGKVCSMAVCAVAWLVAHVRMLGLDEREKSLQMIRQLVGPLNGDNTLQFYNERVVIMSSILEHMCADVLQQTATQIKFPATGMDPLPYWSLLPPKQPIRAVLAATFARVLDKGWADSRSLHVFDTLLHMGGAYWFCNNLVKELLKETRKEYTLRAVELLYSIFCLDMQQLTLTLLGHILPGLLTNPASWHSLMDPPGTALAKLAVWCALSAYSSHKGQASSRQKKRHREDIEDYISLFPLDDTQPSKLMRLLSSNEDDASILPSPNRSMSSSLSASQLHTVNMRDPLNRVLANLFLLISSTLGAKTAGPHTQFVQWFMEECVDCLEQSSRASILQFMPFTMVSELVKVSTMSSPKLVLAITDLSLPLGRRVAAKAVASL; encoded by the exons aTGAAGGTGGTGAACTTGAAGCAAGCCATCCTACAGGCCTGGAAAGAGCGGTGGAGTGACTACCAATGGGCCATAAACATGAAGAAATTCTTCCCAAAGGGGGCCACTTGGGACATCCTCAACCTGGCAG AGGCGCTACTGGAGCAGGCGATGATCGGACCATCCCCGAACCCTCTCATCTTGTCCTATCTGAAATACGCCATCAGCTCCCAG ATGGTGTCGTACTCCACCGTCCTCACTGCCATCAGCAAG tttgACGACTTCTCCCGGGATCTGTGTGTGCTCTCCTTGCTGGACGTCATGGGCATGTTCTGTGACCGGCTCAG cTGCCACGGCAAGGCGGAGGAGTGCATGGGGCTGTGCCGGGCCCTGCTCGGCGCCCTGCACTGGCTGCTGTGCTGCACGGCTGCTTCGGCGCAGCGGGTTCGCGAGGGCTCGGAGCCCGgggcggcgacggcggcggccGGCGAGAAGCAGCTCGCCGTGTGCCTGCAGCAGCTGGAGAAGCTCCTGAGCAGCACCAAGAACCGCGCCCTGCTCCACGTCGCCAAGCTGGAGGAGGCCG ATTCCTGGACGGCCATCGAGCAGGCCCTGCACAAGGTCGGAGAGAGCCTCAGCGGCCTCAGCAACGCCCAGCTGCGCGCCCAGGCCGAGGACTGCGCCACCCTCATCCGCAG CATCCCGGCCATGCTGTCCATGCACTCGGAGCAGCTGCACAGGACGGGGTTTCCCACAGTGCACGCCGTGGTGCTGCTGGAGGGGACCATGAACTTGACGGGCGAGATGCAGCCCTTGGTGGAGCAGCTGATGATGGTCAAGCGCATGCAG cgcgTCCCCTCCCCGCTGTTCGTCCTGGAGATCTGGAAGGCCTGCTTTGTGGGGCTCATCGAGTCCCCCGAGGGGACCGAAGAGCTCAAGTGGACGGCCTTCACCTTCCTCAAG ATTCCTCAGGTGCTGGTGAAGCTGAAGAAGTACTCACAGGGCGAGAAG GACTTCACCGAGGATGTCAACTGTGCCTTTGAGTTCCTGTTGAAGCTCACACCTCTGTTGGACAAGGCTGACCAGCGCTGCAA CTGTGACTGCAccaacctcctcctccaagagtgCAGCAAACAGGGACTCCTGTCAGAAGCCCACATGACCAACCTCGTAGCCAAACG CACGGCGGACCGGGAGCTGGCCCCCCGGCTCAAGTCGGCCGAGAGCGCCAACATCCAGCCCAACCCGGGGTTGATCCTGCGGGCCGAGCCCACCGTCACCAACATCCTCAAG ACGATGGACGCTGACCACTCCAAGTCCCCGGAGGGTCTGCTGGGCGTGCTGGGACACATGCTGTCCGGGAAGAGCCTGGATTTACTGCTGGCCGCGGCAGCAGCCACAGGAAAACTCCGCTCCTTCGCCCGGAAATTCATCAA ACTGAATGAGTTCACAAAGCACATCAGCGGGGAGGGCT CCAAAGCAGCCTCAGTGCGGGCTCTGCTCTTCGACATCTCCTTCCTCATGCTCTGCCACGTGGCCCAGACCTACGGCTCAGAg GTGATCTTGTCGGAGTCGAGCGCAGCGGGCGAGGTGCCCTTCTTTGAGATGTGGATGCAGACGTGTATGCCCGAGGAGGGCAAGAGCCTCAACCCGGACCACCCCTGTTTCCGGCCCGACTCCACCAAGGTGGAATCCCTGGTGGCTCTGCTCAACCACTCGTCTGAGATGAAGCTGGG ACAGATGAAGTGGCACGAGGCCTGTCTGAACATCTCAGCGGCCATCCTGGAGATCCTCAACGCCTGGGAGAATGGCGTCTTGGCCTTCGAGTCCATCCAG AAGATCACAGACAACATCAAAGGCAAGGTTTGCAGCATGGCGGTGTGCGCCGTGGCTTGGCTCGTGGCCCACGTGCGCATGCTGGGCCTGGACGAGAGGGAGAAGTCCCTGCAGATGATCCGCCAGCTGGTGGGACCGCTGAACGGAGATAACACCCTGCAGTTCTACAACGAGAG GGTGGTCATCATGAGCTCAATCCTGGAGCACATGTGCGCGGACGTGCTGCAGCAGACGGCCACGCAGATCAAGTTCCCGGCCACGGGCATGGACCCCCTCCCCTACTGGAGCCTGCTGCCGCCCAAGCAGCCCATCCGCGCCGTGCTGGCCGCCACCTTCGCCCGCGTGCTGGACAAGGGCTGGGCCGACAGCCGCTCGCTCCACGTCTTCGACACGCTGCTGCACATGGGCGGCGCGTACTGGTTCTGCAACAACCTGGTCAAG GAGCTGCTGAAGGAGACGCGGAAGGAGTACACGCTGCGGGCCGTGGAGCTGCTCTACTCCATCTTCTGCCTGGACATGCAGCAGCTGACCTTGACCCTGCTTGGCCACATCCTGCCCGGCCTGCTCACCAACCCTGCCTCCTGGCACAGCCTCATGGACCCGCCGGGCACCGCCCTCGCCAA GCTGGCAGTGTGGTGTGCCCTCAGCGCCTACTCCTCCCACAAGGGCCAGGCCTCCTCGCGCCAGAAGAAGAGGCATCGCGAGGACATCGAG gACTACATCAGCCTGTTCCCCCTTGATGACACGCAGCCCTCCAAGCTGATGCGGCTCCTGAGCTCCAACGAAGACGATGCCAGCATTCTTCCCAGCCCCA ACCGTTCCATGAGCAGCTCCCTGTCcgcctcccagctccacaccgTCAACATGCGGGACCCTCTGAACCGCGTCCTGG ccaACCTGTTCCTGCTCATCTCCTCCACGCTGGGGGCCAAGACAGCCGGGCCGCACACGCAGTTCGTGCAGTGGTTCATGGAGGAGTGTGTGGACTGCCTGGAGCAGAGCAGCCGTGCCAGCATCCTGCAGTTCATGCCCTTTACCATG GTGTCAGAGCTGGTCAAGGTTTCCACCATGTCCAGCCCCAAGCTGGTCCTGGCCATCACCGACCTGAGCCTGCCCCTGGGCCGCCGGGTGGCTGCCAAGGCCGTGGCCTCCCTCTGA